The Vigna angularis cultivar LongXiaoDou No.4 chromosome 9, ASM1680809v1, whole genome shotgun sequence DNA window TTAGGAGATAGTTGAGTCTTTCGTTTTATTTTTGTAACCACACATAACGTGGTAGTTGCAGTTTATTTTAGGTTATGTAAGGCTTATATAAGCCACACTTTTGctttaataaaatcattctcTCATGTTTACTCTTCACGACTTTTCAACAATTGACATCTGATTCCATAATTCATCTCATAAAAAATTTGTAACCTCGTATAAATCCtactaaataataaatgaaattaaatagattaaaaaatagcCTTGTTCTTCTCCCTCCTTGTTGTTCTCCCTCCTTCGTTTTCCCTCCTTCTTCTCCCCTCCTTCATTCTCTCTCTTTCGTTCTTTTTCATTCTCCTCCATTCTCCTTCGTTCTCTTGCCATTGTTTTCAGTCATTGCTATTGTCTAAGTAGTCGAGGTGGTTGGGTGAAGCTATTGTTCGAGGTTTGAAGTTGTTCGTCGTGGTTGAAGTTCTCGGTTGTGGTGAGTGACTACGTTTTTATAAATTAGGGTTTATACTGATAATTAGAACTGTGTTGTGCTGTAAGTAATCAAGATTAGGGATGTATAAATAACGAGGAGGTGTTGTCGTCATTGTTTCTGCTTCCAAATCGGAGGATCTAAAGCGAATCAACGACGTTCTCGACAAGCACCTCGAACGATCCTCGGCCTCCTCTTCTCGCACCATCAACGCCACCTTCAAAAATTCCAACCTCCAAGGTACCTTTTCGAAAGAATCATTGGGCCCTTATAGTACTCTAATCCTATTGATTATGCACAAGGTGAGGGCAGCCCAAGTACTACTGCAGACGCTGAACACGGCCCAACTAATACTCTAGATGCTTCTATTGATCGTCCTAAGAGAGTTTTCCGTCAGCCAATTTATCTTAGGGATTTTGTTACTAAGTGACGTGTCTCCCTTTTAGGGGAAACCGTTATACCCATGTGAAGGAATATTAGCTGTAAGGAGTAGTGCTTATATAAAGCACCTTTCTGTCATGGGCAAGAATAAGAAAGAATTATTACGTGTTCTCTTATGAATTTCTCCTTCTTTGTcctgtttttcttttcagattATTCCATTCTCTGTTTTTTCCCCTTACAATTCGTGCTTTCATTGAGTCTTACTCCCTCCATCCATGGCCGACTCACCTGACCCATTCACCTCCCTTGACCGCAAATTAGAACAAATCTTACTACTTACTAGCCCAAGCCAATTTTTCCAACACCCTCATGGACATTGACAATCGTACATCCCACCTTGAGAACCAACTCTCACTCAACCCTAAACCTCTCAACACCCCTTACCGACCGATGAAATTGGACCTTCCGCCCTTTGATGGAACGGATTCCCTTGGTTGGATCTTCAAAGCCAATCAGCTTTTCGCCTTCCACCAAACTCCCCTGGAGCAACGCATTCAGCTCGCTTCCTTTTCTCTTGAAGGAAAAGCCCTTGTCTGGTTTCAGTGGATGCACAACAACGAGTTACTCACCTCGTGGGTCTCTTTCCTCCGAGCGCTCGAACTCCGATTTGCTCCCTCAAAGTTTGACGATCCTATCGCAACCCTGTGTAAGCTTTCTCAAACACACTCATTGCAAGACTACCTCTCTGAGTTTGAGAAACTCTCTAATAGGATCTCTGGTTACCCCACTAGTTTTTATCTGAGTTGTTTTATCTCGGGCCTCAAACCCCACCTTCATCGAGAGGTCACGGTCCTCCAACCGTCAGACCTGAACCAAGCTATTGTGTTTGCCAAGCTGCATGAGGACAAACACTCTAGCAACCCCCCATTCAATCGTTTCCCCCGTCCATCTCCATCAACCAACACACCACCACTTACCTCCCTAAAACCACTACCACCACTCTTACCCACACCCCCCAATAAGCTACCCATCAAAAGATTAATAGAGACAAAAATGCAGGCAAGGAGAGAGAAGAATTTATGCTACAACTGCGATGAACAATATACGCGTGGGCATCGTTGTAAATCTCAATTTCTCCTTCTAATCTCCACCGAACCAGATGATGACCCAGATACACCAACAGGCTCGGATCCATAGGTTATAGATGACCCTTCTCCTGAATCAGGCCTCATTAGTCTACATGCACTTTCGGGTCAATGGGCTCCTCGCACCCTACGTCTGACGGGATCCATTAACGGGTACAAAGTCCAAGTTTTGGTGGATAGTGGAGCTACACACAATTTCATACAAAGTAGGGTGGCTCATTTCCTTTAGCTCCAGAATGAGCCCACTTCAACTCCTTTGAGAGTAATGGTCGGTAACGATGATTTTCTTCCCTACTCAACTTTTTGTCCCAAGGCCCAACTTCATTTGTCCTCTTTCCATTGATTTGTATCCATTAGAATTGTCTGGTACTGACATTGTATTAGGGGTTCATTGGTTGACTCAAGTAAGTCCATTTGTGATGGACTACAATGGCCCTTTTATGAGATTCATGTGGGAAGGTCAATTAATGCAACTGAAAGGAGAAATCGGCCCAATTTCTGTCCACCAATTACAGAGACTGCAACAAACAAATAGTATTGAGGCTCTTTTCCAACTCACACTCGAGCCTACACACTCATCATCCTTCCACTCTTACTCTACCACCACAACCACACCCCCTCCTTCCCCCGCCACCACTATTACACATACTCCCACCTCTGATCCCCCACCTTCAAGCCCTCCTCCACAAATACTCCTATCTTTTTCAACCACCAACTACCTTACCACCCTCAAGACCCACAAATCACCGTATTACACTACAGCCAAATACTTCACCAATTTTAGTACGACCTTACTGTTATCCCTACTTCCAAAAGCACGAAATTGAGCAGCAAGTGCAACAGATGCTTGACTCAAGCTTTATTAAGCCTAGTACAAGTCCCTTTTCTTCCCCAGTTATCCTTATCAAGAAGAAAGACGGGACTTGGCATTTTTGCGTTGACTACCGCGCCCTCAATGCCGCCACTGTGAAGGACACATTTCCTATTCCAACCATTGATGCGTTATTGGATGAACTGGGTAATGCCGCTTGGTTTTCTAAGTTGGATCTATTTTCCAGTTTCCACCAAATCTTGATGCTTCCCAACAATTGTGACAAAACTGCCTTCCGCACACATAACAGCCATTTCGAATTCCGAGTCATGCCATTTGGGTTGTGCAATGCCCTTTCTACATTTCAGGCCACCATGAATGACCTCTTTCGCCCACATCTTCGTCAATTCATCATTGTATTCTTTGACGACATCCTCGTCTATAGCCCAAAACTGGATTTACACATTTTTCATCTAGAGTGTACTTTTCAATTGCTAGTGCATAATAGCTTTCACCTTAAAGGGGAGAAATGTTCAATCGGAAAGGAGTCCATACATTACCTGGGTCACATAGTCTCTAATAAGGGCGTGCAGCCAGACCCTAGTAAGATCCAAGCTGTTCTTGACTGGCCAACACCCATGTTAGTCAAGTCTCTTCGGGGCTTCTTGGGTTTGACTGGATTCTATCGTTGCTTCGTGAAGGGTTATGCCTCCATCGCTAGTGCTCTCACCGACCTCCTCAAACGTGACAATTTTTGTTGGCAAGATAGTGCCTCACAGGCCTTCTAACATTTGAAAGAGGCACTAACGAATGCTCCTGTTTTGTCATTGCCCCGTTTTGATCACACGTTCCTAGTTCAAACCGATGCCTCCAGGTCAGGCATGGGGGTTGTTCTCTCTCAAAACGGACATCCCATCGCATATTTCAGTAAACAGTTTTGCCCGAAGCTGCAAAACTCATCCACTTATATTAGGGAACTATGTGCAATTACTTCAGCTGTACAAAAGTGGCGGCAATACCTACTTGGTCGAAGATTCATTATCCAAACAGACCAAAAATCAATCAAAGAGTTGTTATCCCAAACTGTTCTTACTCCAGATCGACAACATTACCTCTCCAAGTTGTTGGGCTACGACTTTGAGATACAATATCGCCCAGGGAAGTCTAATTCAGCAGCAAATGCTTTATCCAGACTTTCACAACCACAACAGGAGCACTGCCTTCTCATTTTATCCATTCCTCAATTGGATTTTCTATTTGATCTGAAACAGTATTTGTCCACCAATGCTGACTTCCTTTCACTGAAGGAGCGAATCACAAAAAATCCTGTTAACTTTCCTCTATATTCTTTGAGAAACGAGTTAATCCTGTTCAAACAACGCATCTGGATTCCTTCGTCATGCCCTTTCATCCCCACTATCTTACATGAATACCATTCTACACCCTTGGCAGGACACCCTAGTGTAACACGCACCTTTGGGAAGTTAGCAGCTAATTTCTTTTGGGCCAAAATGCGTCAAGACGTTCACACATTTGTCAACCAATGTGAAATTTTTCAACAAACTAAGATTCCAGTTCAAAAACCTGCAGGATACTTCAACCAATTCCTCCACCTACCAAATGTTGGGAGGATTTATCCCTGGATTTCATTGTGGGCCTTCCTCCATACCAAAGTAATTCTACAATATTGGTTGTTGTAGACAGATTCTCAAAGGCTGCACACTTTGACATGTTACCCAGGTCTTTCTCAGCTTCCAAAGTGGCTGACTTATTCGTACACATGATCTGCAAATTGCACGGCCTTCACAAGAGCTTAATTTATGATCGAGACCCTGTGTTTCTTAGCCAGTTTTGGTGCAAGCTTTTTCGCTTAAGTGGGACCAAGTTACGGATGTCCACACCTTACCATCCTCAATCCGATGGCCAAACTGAGGTGGTTAAGAAGGTACTGCAACAATATCTTCGTTGCTTCATTCATCACAAGCCATCATTGTGGGGCAAATTTCTTCCTTGGGCCGAATGGTGCTTCAACACTACTATCAACGCTTCCATCAAGATGACCCCATTTGAAGTCGTGTATGGCCATCCCCCACCATCTATTCCCCAAGGTCTTTCTTCTGACACTTCAAACGCTGCTGTTCAGTTTGAATTGCAATCTAGAGTTGACATCATCCGTAAACTCCACAACAACCTCCAAAAGGCACAAGCAGATATTAAGCGATGGGCAGACAACAACTGTCGCGATCTTCAATTCCAACCTGGAGATTGGGTTTATGTTCGTCTTCGCCCTCATCATCAGGTTTTAGTTGCGGGTCATTACCAAGGCAAGTTacagaaacaatttttttgtccCTTCCAGGTCTTGGAACGGATTGGACAAGTTGCTTACAAATTAGAGCTCCCTTCAAATGCCAAAATCCACAATGTCTTTCACGTCAGCTTTCTCAAACTACACAAAGGAAATCCCCCAACAACATCTTCAAACCTTCATTTGGAATTCAATGATAATCAGCCCATATTGGAACCCATAGCTATTCTGAACAGTAAGCCAGATTCTGACTTAGTCTTGGTGCAATGGAGGGGTCTTCCACCAGAAGATGCTACGTGGGAACCATGAGGAGTTATGAAAGAGCAATtccaccttgaggacaaggtgcTTCTCCATCCAGAGGGAGATGAAAGAATCATTGGGCCCTTATAGTACTCTAATCCTATTGATTATGCACAAGGTGAGGGCAGCCCAAGTACTACTGCAGACGCTGAACACGGCCAAACTAATACTCCAGTTGCTTCTATTGATCGTCCTAAGAGGGTTGTCCGTCAGCCAATTTATCTTAGGGATTTTGTTACTAAGTGACGTGTCTCCCTTTTAAGAGAAACCGTTATACCTATGTGAAGGAATATTAGCTGTAAGGAGTAGTGCTTATATAAAGCACCTTTCTGTCATGGGCAGAAATAAGAAAGAATTATTACGTGTTCTCTTCTGAATTTCTCCttctctgtttttctttcttgattATTCCATTCTCTATTTTTCCCCTTACACTTTTCCTCTTTCACCTCTTCCAATTTGCTTCACCACACTCTTCTCTTCACACAAATGAGGCCACTGCACAGAAACTCAATCATAATGACCTAACATCATaatatttctttctaatttcATTTGCATTGGGTGTAGCGGAAGAATCTGAAACGGAGAGTGAAGAGTCCGATGTTAGCGGTTCGGATGGAGATGACACCTCTTGGATCTCTTGGTTCTGCAATCTTGGTTTTTGCGAGGTCGATGATGATTACATCCAGGATGACTTCAACCTCTGTGGATTGAGCAGTCAAGTGCCCTACTATGATTATGCCCTTGATTTGATTCTCGATGTCGAATCATCCACGATTAGTTTTTTTTACTCTTCTCTGCCCTCAGAGTTCTTGTCCTTTCAGGTTAATTCATATTGCTATGATTAAGGCTTTAAAGCATGGTTTGCAACGGTGGTTTCGACATCAATGTTAAGATATTATGGGGTTCCTCTCATCTGAATGCAATTTCCGacaatatcaatcaagaattgcGACAGAAAATTTAATGCAACTTAAAAGCATTATTCAACAATCACTTATTTACCTTCGTTTGGTAGTGGTTACACGATTTGGTTGGAATGTGTAGGTGACATGTTCACGGAGGAACAAAACGACTTGATTGAATCAGCAGCGGAAATGCTTTACGGtttgattcaaatttttttcagattttttttggTATCTTTTTGTTTATGGATTTGAGACACGAGCAATGGAACTTCATGTAATATGGCTTCGAAATCAGGCTTAAGTATCCTTTTTTcctaattatttatcttttcttgtgtttttctGTGCATAAACTGCTTCCCACGTAATGGCTCAAGGCTCGGTCACTTTTGTTCTTGATAAACTGATTATTGGTAGCGTGTACCTAATTTTATAGGTTGAAGGGCATGAAATAAGTACTTCCCAGGTTTCAGAGTCTACAATTTCTGAAGATGAATCTGCTAGAATGGTTAAATCATTGATTCAAAATGTTCCATCTATATCATTTTCTAAAGTTTAgacataatatttatttatttagtcaTTATTTTCAGATAaagaatgaatataaaaatttgagttaCTTCGTTTAAGTTACTTATTCAAATAGTAAGTAGTGTAATTATTTTAGATAGAAAATTAGAATGGCAGATAATCAAATCATGTTAGAACagtaaaaaaatgatttaatcaattttttctgCTCTTTTgggattaaaattaattattgacatttatttatgtattcaatcttttttattaaaagtaaaacataagCATTTAAATAATGGGATATGAAAGAGTAATAATTTTGACTAACTACTCTTCTTGCAATTATTAGTGGTTTTTAGCTATTTCTTAGTATAGACCATATTCCACTCTCCTCTGTCATAGATCTGGGAAATTTGGATCAGTAATTTAATAATGTTGGCATTCACCATCACAACGCATTTGTTGGTacttataagataaaatatatttggtaTTCTTATTCATAACACTTGCCAGATGATAAGGTTCTCTTCAATATGCTTACTTGCATttgttctttaatttatttaaagtatCTATCCAAAGTCAAATCTAGATTCAGTAGTAAATATTATTCTAGAACTAGAATTTATATCAATGTCTTTATGACTAGGATTAAGTTGATTCTGGCTTGTCTGAAGATGTCATTTCCATCTGTTTCAGCAATTTCTCCATAAATAATACTGATAATTTTTAGCACATCATGCTCTTTCTGTTTAATAGTAGATATATTTCTTAATCAGcttgatttcaaattttgatggTGACAAATTTTACCAATATTTCCAAGGCTTGTTGATCTTCCATTGGAAAAGTTTCAAAGAGCACTTGCTCACATACTACAGGTATGTGTGAATTCTAATACTGGATTTCATATTTGTATGTCTCTTATGCTTTTTATTCTTGGATGCCTTGTGCTTGGCAAATTGACTGCGCTTTCATTCATAGTCCATGTTTCCTTATATTGTTCCTTTTAGTAGACGAggatttatgttcaatttaacCTCAATATTTCTTACAAGttatttctttatcttttttcttcctttctagATGGGCTAAGCGTTTAAGGTTGTTCATGGCAGGTTTCAGCTCATACAGGTTCAGCTTTAACTCCCGTAGAAGTGTTGGTTGCAATGCATGGAATTGTTCCGGAGAAGGATGGCCTTGCACTTAAGAAGGCATGTCTTCTATTATCTACGTGTATGCTTCAAATTACCCTTTCCAATTAAATGTTGTTTGTAAAAGATTTTTTCTGTCGATTATTGATGATCTATGAACATCTGATGTATTAATGCTTTTGGAATATGTCACATCTTATGAGTTTTTgtaataagtaaaataaattttttttgtgcCATATAATCAGGAAGTAAGCTTGATCTttgctattaaaaaaattaagcttattatttcttaacatgataCAAATCGGAAATAATTGATACAAAATGAAGAGCAAGCAACACATCAAAATCTCAATAAGGATAGTTGTTGTGTCTTGATGTAGCtaattatatgttgttttttcCTGATTGCCCCCTCCCccaataagaaataaataaactattttgtTAAACTAACAAAATACCAAATAACCACTGTTGTGTCTTAGTGCAATGAGCAGTTCACTACTTTTTCAGATGTATTTTTTCCTATGAACTGTTTCAATACCTCGTGCCTCTTTTACCTGGCTTCAATTTGCATGGTAGTGTTGTTTAGAAATGATATATTGTTATTTGTCTTGTGCGTGAAAAGCTTGTTTAGATGCAAATCACTATTATGGTCTTGTGCATAAAAAAGTTCAAGCCTAATTGGATTGTCGTGTAATGTTGCCTTCCATCTGTAATGTAGAAAAATTTATCCAAATATTTTTTCCAAGGCTATTACTAGTTACCAAACCCAAGTCtgatttgtataatatttttcataaatgttAGTTGAACTAATTCTGCTGTAACAACTATTGAAAATCCTTAAAAACTTTTGAGGTGAATTCTGAATTATTCTTTTTCACCATCAGATAACAGATGCTTGCTCGACTTGTTTTGGGCCACACAACAGGTTCTAGCAAAGGCATTGAACCGGATGGTAAGGAGGATTCGGTGTTTTGGCCAATTATACTGGATTTACTTCAAATCTTCATGGCtctattgtttaaattttcaggttgatcattgtgtagatatttgatgacaCGTCTCCAATGGAGCAACATGTCATAAAGGATGTTCATGAGGAGTAGATTGCATTTCTTTTAACCGTTTATAGATGATTAGATATTTCAATGATGAGgaactattttatgtgtaacttcgttatgtaattatatttagaaaCTTTGTTAGATAAATATTACAGTTAGGAATTGTTTTGATgtgttaataataaaaacaatattgattattttgctTGTTATTGATTATTCAGACGGTATTCTAGAAATGAATTTTATGGAGGTCATAAGGATAGTAgcatatacaaattaaatattttaaaaaaatgatatcttTTATACCTTTTAAAGTTAGATTAGGTATAAAAAAAAGTCTCACTTTTATATCGGTTCCAGCATTAACAAGTACAAAAACATGAAACTTTTTACACCTGTTCTAGCatcaacaaatataaaagtgtTAAAATTGTATACATATTTTAGAGCTGCCATAAAATGTCTAAAACTTCCTACATCCTTGCTCTATACCTACACGAAAAAATGGCATAAAAAGCCTCTTTTAAGAGGTATAAAATGTCTTTTTTGTGATAGTGttagtgtagtatttcttttatttttattaaagtatgTGTAAAAGTTGTTAGGTATGTGGTAGATAAGAGagacttttagtcctatatataaACATGCAAACACCTCTTGTAAGGCACTTTTGAGAATATTGAATTGGATTTCTGTAGAGATGATTCTAGAACCAATTCACCCTTGAAAGTCAAGGTCAAAGAATCCAAGGGATTCTCCCCGGTCACCTTCCATTCACTCTCCATCTTCATTCTCCCATTTACACTTCAAATTATCACTCCTCCATATCAACATCTTTCCCTCAATCGGCGTATGCACTTGGCACGCGTCAGCTATCCTATCAGCCACTTCACTTCCGCTTGGCCCGCATCAGACCCCTCGCACTACATCATCATTGCCTCTCACATTCACTCTCACGCGAACCAGTTCTTCAGAATTCCATTTCTCTCTCGAAACAACAACGCCCTTCTTAGGGTTTGTTCTCGAAGGATCATTCACCACACTGCCTTTTCTCCTCGAGACCCTCCTCACTGAACCTCATCTTCATCAACCATGACAcaaacttcatcttcttcacgaTTTCGCACCGTAATTTTTCCTCACCGAACCATATCTTCCATTCTCACCGATTAGAACCTCTTATCCACAGATTTGAACCCCTATTAACCGATCCTTCTCACATTCGAACCGATTATTCGATTCATCTGTAGTTTTCCCCTTTTTCTAGGGTTGTCACCGATTAAATGTTCTTCTTCAACGTTCAAATCTGCTTCCGCATCAAACCCTAGGTTTTTAACCCAACAAACCTGCAAATCTAGGGCTCACCGTTTGTCTTCTTAGTTCTTTAGTTGTTCCGCTGCCTCATTTGCTTCCTCTGCTTCTTTCCGTTGTGCATCAATGTCAAGGATGCCTCGAGGAGTCCAAATCGCTCAAGTTCCGTCTTCTCCTCGGAGTGTCGTCTATCATATGGTATTTAGAGCCTTGGTTTAGGCACGCTTCACAGCTAAGTGTCTTGCTTCTCTGATTCACGAGTTGTTGTGATTCGGTCTTGATCTTATTCATTATTGTTGAATCTCTTCAATATCCGCGTTGTTCATTATGATTCCATTTGTGCTGTATTGATTCTATTTTGCGTTtacttttgttcatttttttcgtgttgttttggtttgattttgagTTTGTCTTCTTTGATTGAGTCTTGTTTCTTTCAATTCAAGTTGATCTGTTCACTACTGTGAGTATCGTGTTTAGGATTCCtgattttgtttatgtttgaGTTTGCTGTGCTTTGAGTCATTAATTTTTGCTTATTTTAATCGGtccaatttagttttttttagtcagattttcttttgaaatccAAATCTGTTTTGTCTAATAGTCATGTGCATTGGTTGAAACTGATGCAGTTTTAATCTGTTATCAAAAGCTTATTTCAGTTGTGCATTTGTTCGTGAAATTGTGTTTGAGCCTTGGTATAAAACTCTATCAAACCACAAAAGCCATGAAACATTCAAACGAATGAGCTGGTTGATATATATCCATTGGCCAGACCAATTGATTCTTTAAAGTTgatgtcaatacccaatttcgtccgggtaaataagatttcacaaaaataaataaaaaaagaacaaaagaataaaaaaaatattatttgttttactatttgcaaccccaaattaattttttattccttaattcaatggcccaaaataatcccacacttttttacttcctcaccacccattttctcttatcacaccccactctccacatcaccatccacctcaccctccataTCGtattccacatcatctacctttttcatttattttttccacctcatttccttattaatttttatatatcaacttttctaattattccacttacattttttaatcatatCTTCTCCaccaacatattttattattttcttaatccattttctccatctacttttccaccccacttttatattaatttctcttactaacttttatttattccatctacttttctaaatcatattttatccaccaacttattttattatttctttcatccatTTTTTCTCCATCCACTTTTCTAccccacttttatattaatttctcttactaacttttatttattccatctactttcctaaattatattttatccatcaccttctccaccaacttattttattatttctttcatccatttttctccatctacttttccatcccacttttatattaatttctcttactaacttttatttatttcatcacttttctaaattatattttatttaccacCTTCTCcactaacatattttattattttctccatctactttctttacctaatttctccacccactttttatattatttctttcacttattttccacaccaacttttactatttacttttttttattatatttcatttcatctaatttttccacccacttattatattatttttctttatcaactTTCTCCATCCATATCTCTATAAATACCCACATTTTCTTCACTCCattttacacacacacatacacaatTACACAATACCCATCTTTTCTTTCTCACACTAAACCTCTTCATTTACGTCCcaaaaactctacttcattcttctctccCACACTACATATCTTTCCACACATTCCTTATCTCCCCTATTATCATTCTTCTACACACACCACACATGAAACACTTCAACACACCTCTTCTCCTCCATATCAACATCTACATCTCTTGAAGCCTCTATTTTCACTCGCATCTTGATCGGATTATCATTGTCTTCTCATCCAGGTTCTTATCCCTTCAcctcttctttttgttttgaattattttattaaatttggttttattatTCCATagttgtttttactgttttttttattctaaattttcatttataaaatatttcgtTTTTTATCTctacaaaaatcacaaaaaaatataaaattacaaaagttttaaaaaataaactgaatatagttttaatgtattttctgttttggaCATTGTTTTTCtctatgtaaatattattatgatgcTATTGTGTTAATTTAAATACTTcggtaaataaatttttttattaaaccctatgtaaatataactattattcttgtaatttatatagcaaaaattacaaaaatgaaaaaagtcataaagtaaaaaatttatttcttaaataagtaaataacggtataagcacatgtgtgatcgctcgcatcgtccttgttctgaaaacattttctctttctttcataaaaaataccaaaaaaaacattttaaaggttaatcacatgtgtgatcgctcgcatcgtccttatgctaaacacttttttttatttttataaaaaatactaaaaaatattttaaaggttaagcacatgtgtcaTCGCTTGCATCGTCCTTATGCTGAAAAACATTTTccctttcttatataaaaagaccaaaaatataaaatcttcaaaaactaaaaacatccacattttcaaacaacaaacaatttttctaccagaactacgtgatccttgattctccatcaagagtggagatacgtaggagcaaggctagtccttg harbors:
- the LOC108347489 gene encoding LOW QUALITY PROTEIN: putative casein kinase II subunit beta-4 (The sequence of the model RefSeq protein was modified relative to this genomic sequence to represent the inferred CDS: substituted 1 base at 1 genomic stop codon) yields the protein MYKXRGGVVVIVSASKSEDLKRINDVLDKHLERSSASSSRTINATFKNSNLQAEESETESEESDVSGSDGDDTSWISWFCNLGFCEVDDDYIQDDFNLCGLSSQVPYYDYALDLILDVESSTISDMFTEEQNDLIESAAEMLYGLIQIFFRFFLVSFCLWI